A stretch of the Lactuca sativa cultivar Salinas chromosome 9, Lsat_Salinas_v11, whole genome shotgun sequence genome encodes the following:
- the LOC111881008 gene encoding receptor-like protein kinase 7, producing MSSEPITGDHRFILFLLPLLCFIVHSSSQSDQRQILIKFKSTLQNSNSEVFNTWNGKTPICNFTGIVCNSDDLVKEINLSQQQLAGTLPFDSICSLKSLQKVSLGANHLYGTISTHVSNCTNLEYLDLGNNSFSGEVPDLSSLTQLKFLNLNLSGFSGSFPWKSIGNLTGLTFLSLGDNPFDRTPFPLEILKFRQLYSLYLSNCSIEGKIPEEIGNLSLLESLEISDSYLVGEIPVGITKLTKLRMLELYNNQLSGILPVGLSNLVNLAEFDVSTNNLEGDLSELRNLTKIESLQLFENNFSGTIPEEFGEFKFLTQFSIYDNKFTGELPAKIGSWADFEYIDVSQNFLTGPIPPDMCKMGKMEKLLMLENNFTGGFPETYADCSSLLRIRVSNNSLSGRVPDGIWSLPNIGMIDLAINQFEGQVAPNIGEAKSLTQLYLANNRFSGQLPVEISNVSTLVEIELVSNQFSGEIPSRIGNLKKLSKLHLQYNIFSGAIPESLGSCVSLDEINLAGNSFSGEIPATLGSLPTLNSLNLSGNKLSGMIPARLSSLKLSLIDLSNNMLIGRVPSALLLVAYNGSFAGNPGLCADGSKDLRQCSPVSNNSDHLKVAVYCFIAGALLLVLSLSCFLFMKLRQHDHKDPINRGYSWDVKKFHVLNINEDEILKSLKQENIIGKGGSGNVYKAVLGGGEQLAVKHMWKFVPDSGGRSSAAILPKGKRRWSEYEAEVAALSSLRHMNVVKLYCCISSEDSNLLVYEYMPNGNLWDRLHTYKKMEMDWNVRYEIAMGAARGLEYLHHACDRPVIHRDVKSSNILLDEEMKPKIADFGLAKIVHAEKVIDSTHVIAGTHGYIAPEYGYTCNVTEKSDIYSFGVVLMELVTGKKPVEPEFGENKDIVYWVHNEMRTKDNLIALVDSNISKDVKEEAVKMLSIAFHCTMKIPTLRPSMRMVVKMLEEIKPNSLIDVVIDKVGENVISQYKN from the exons ATGTCGTCGGAACCCATCACCGGTGATCACCGGTTTATCCTCTTCCTTCTACCTCTTCTTTGCTTCATAGTCCACTCTTCTTCCCAATCTGACCAACGTCAAATTCTTATCAAATTCAAATCTACCCTCCAAAATTCAAACTCAGAAGTGTTTAATACATGGAATGGAAAAACACCTATCTGCAATTTCACAGGTATCGTCTGCAACTCCGATGATTTGGTGAAAGAAATCAATCTTTCGCAGCAACAACTCGCCGGAACTCTTCCGTTTGATTCAATATGTTCTCTGAAATCGCTACAGAAAGTCTCCCTCGGAGCAAATCATTTGTATGGAACAATCAGTACCCATGTATCAAATTGCACCAATTTGGAGTACCTTGATTTGGGGAATAATTCCTTCTCCGGCGAAGTCCCGGATTTATCTTCGTTAACCCAGCTCAAGTTCTTGAATTTGAACCTCAGTGGATTTTCAGGGTCGTTTCCATGGAAATCGATCGGAAATCTTACGGGTCTTACTTTCTTGAGTTTAGGAGACAACCCTTTTGATAGAACTCCCTTCCCTTTGGAAATATTAAAGTTCCGGCAGCTATACTCTCTTTATCTTTCAAACTGTAGTATTGAAGGGAAAATCCCGGAAGAAATCGGAAACCTCAGTTTGTTAGAAAGCCTTGAGATCTCCGATAGTTATCTCGTCGGAGAAATTCCGGTGGGAATCACGAAGCTCACAAAGCTTCGGATGCTTGAGCTCTACAACAATCAACTCTCCGGGATTCTTCCAGTTGGGTTAAGTAACCTCGTAAATCTTGCAGAGTTTGATGTTTCGACTAACAATCTTGAAGGCGATTTATCGGAGTTACGAAACTTGACAAAAATAGAATCTTTACAGttgtttgaaaacaatttttcggGAACAATTCCTGAAGAATTCGGAGAATTCAAGTTTTTAACGCAATTTTCAATCTACGATAACAAGTTCACCGGAGAACTCCCTGCAAAAATTGGTTCGTGGGCTGACTTTGAATACATCGACGTGTCGCAAAACTTCTTAACTGGTCCGATTCCACCTGACATGTGTAAAATGGGAAAAATGGAGAAACTTCTGATGCTTGAAAACAACTTCACCGGCGGCTTTCCGGAGACTTATGCAGATTGTTCTTCCTTGCTTCGTATTAGAGTGAGCAATAATTCACTTTCCGGTAGAGTTCCTGATGGGATTTGGAGTTTGCCGAATATAGGTATGATTGATCTTGCAATTAATCAGTTTGAAGGTCAAGTCGCACCAAATATTGGTGAAGCAAAGTCGTTGACGCAGCTTTATCTCGCTAACAATCGGTTTTCCGGTCAACTGCCGGTGGAAATATCGAACGTTTCAACTCTGGTGGAAATTGAGCTGGTTTCAAATCAATTTTCCGGTGAAATTCCGTCAAGAATTGGTAACTTGAAGAAGCTAAGTAAACTTCATCTACAATATAATATCTTCTCTGGTGCTATTCCGGAGTCTTTGGGTTCATGTGTCTCTCTTGATGAAATCAACCTCGCCGGAAATTCATTCTCTGGTGAAATTCCGGCGACTCTTGGTTCTCTACCGACTTTGAACTCCCTAAACCTATCGGGTAACAAACTCTCCGGAATGATTCCGGCGAGGTTATCATCATTGAAGTTGAGCCTCATTGACTTGTCAAACAACATGTTGATTGGAAGAGTGCCGTCGGCTCTGTTATTGGTGGCTTACAATGGCAGTTTCGCCGGAAATCCAGGGTTATGTGCCGACGGAAGTAAAGATCTCCGGCAATGTTCACCGGTTTCCAACAACTCCGATCACTTAAAAGTGGCTGTATATTGCTTCATAGCCGGTGCACTTCTCCTGGTGTTGTCCTTATCATGTTTCTTGTTCATGAAGCTCCGGCAACATGACCACAAAGATCCAATCAACCGGGGTTATTCATGGGATGTAaaaaagtttcatgttctcaatatTAATGAAGATGAAATACTTAAATCTCTCAAACAAGAAAATATAATTGGGAAAGGCGGCTCCGGGAACGTCTACAAGGCGGTTTTGGGTGGCGGTGAACAACTTGCCGTGAAACACATGTGGAAGTTTGTACCGGATTCCGGTGGCCGGAGTAGTGCGGCGATATTGCCGAAAGGGAAAAGGCGGTGGTCGGAGTATGAGGCGGAGGTGGCCGCTTTGAGCTCACTCCGACACATGAATGTGGTGAAATTGTATTGTTGTATCTCGAGTGAGGACTCGAATTTGTTGGTATACGAGTATATGCCAAATGGGAACTTGTGGGACCGGTTACATACGTATAAGAAGATGGAAATGGATTGGAATGTACGATACGAGATCGCGATGGGGGCTGCAAGGGGGTTAGAGTACCTACATCATGCTTGTGATAGACCAGTGATACATCGGGATGTGAAATCGAGTAATATTTTgttagatgaggagatgaagccAAAAATAGCCGATTTTGGTCTAGCAAAGATTGTGCACGCAGAAAAGGTTATCGATTCGACTCATGTTATTGCCGGAACTCATGGTTATATCGCTCCTG AATATGGATACACATGTAATGTGACAGAGAAAAGTGATATCTATAGTTTTGGCGTTGTTCTCATGGAGTTAGTAACCGGTAAAAAGCCCGTAGAACCTGAATTTGGTGAAAACAAGGACATAGTTTATTGGGTTCATAATGAAATGAGAACAAAAGATAATTTGATCGCATTAGTGGACTCTAACATTTCAAAAGATGTGAAGGAAGAGGCTGTTAAAATGTTGAGCATTGCATTTCATTGCACTATGAAGATACCGACATTGAGACCTTCAATGAGGATGGTGGTGAAAATGCTAGAAGAAATCAAGCCTAACTCGCTTATCGATGTAGTGATCGATAAAGTGGGTGAAAACGTCATTTCACAATATAAAAATTGA